The nucleotide sequence CTCACGCCCGAGCAGCTCACCATGATGGGCACGATCGACATCCTGCTCATGCCCATCGCCGGCGGTTACTTCACCGTCACGCCCACCGAAGCGCGCGAAGTCACCAAGCAAGTCAATCCGAAAATTTCCATCCCGATGCACTTCTGGTGGGAGCAAGCCGTGCAGGAATACACTCAAGGTCTGCCGCGGGTAAAAATGATGAACACGCCGGTGTTGAAAATTTCCAAAGCCGAATTGCCGCAGCCGACGGATATTGTCGTGTTGCCTTGGGGGCAACGGTAGGAGTCGCGCGCACATCGGCAACATTCAATTCACATTTCGAGCACTCGCTTTAGTTTTTCCAAAAGTTCCCTCTGTTTCTTCACTTCCAGCCTTTGAATGTTCGTCAATTTCCACTGGAGCGCGGGCAATTTTTCGACACCCGCGATCCCGATCGATTGCCATTTCGGTTCTCCGGCTTTCAGGGAAACGAGAAACTCTCTTTCATCGTTGGTCAGTTGTTCTCGCAGCGTCTCGACGAGCCTATCTCTTGCGGCGATCAGGTCTTCATAGGCCACTGGGTCGAGGGTCATGCCGGTGAACTCGTTGTCGTAAATGCGCCGGACATTCTTCAGCGAAGGATTGAGCAGTTCGTGCATCGGCCGATCGTGGCTGGCGAGGTATACCACAAAGGCTTTGCGAATCTCGTCGGTGATGCCTTCGTTTTGAAAAAGTAACAGGACATCGAACAAATCGCGCGGATGCTGACGGTCCAGCGCGGCACAGAACTTTCCTCCGTACAAGTCGGCCAGGGAAAGTGTCCGCGCCGTCACCGAAAGTTCAAACATATTCTCGGCGCGCGGCGTCAATTCACGTTCTTCGGCGGGAAAAACAGCGCCGCGAATAACTTCGTTGGCTTCAATCTTTGTTCGCGTCGGCCCCACCGACACGGTAAGCCTCGTGATACGGTCAGGATTCCGTACGCGGGTTTCCTGCACCCGCGCGCCGGCGATGGTTTTTTTGATTTCGTTGGAGATACGCGCGAGAGCTTCACTGATCTTTGGCAGAACGATATCACGCGGTTCGTCGACGGGGAGATAAGTTAGGTCGATATCCACCGATAAGCGCGGCAGGTTACGTACGAACAGATTGATCGCCGTTCCGCCTTTCACCGCAAAACAATTTTCGGCGGCGACGTGCGGGATAGTTTTGACCATCAGCACGGCTTGTTTGAAGTACGGGCTATCCTTCAAGCTCGCGCTCCCGACGCGGTGCGAGCGGTTTCTGTATTCGGAACCGTGATTTTGTATTTGGCATGGAAACGCCCTCCTTTGACCAGCGTCCGCTTGCCCTTGCCGAAATCGACCCGTGACAGATTAACTTTTTTTACCCAAGCGTGCCCGCAGTTTTCAGCGAGCAGCATGAATAGCCGCTTCACCTTCACCGAGGCACATTTTTCTAACAAGTTCTGCACCA is from Deltaproteobacteria bacterium and encodes:
- a CDS encoding nucleotidyl transferase AbiEii/AbiGii toxin family protein, whose product is MKDSPYFKQAVLMVKTIPHVAAENCFAVKGGTAINLFVRNLPRLSVDIDLTYLPVDEPRDIVLPKISEALARISNEIKKTIAGARVQETRVRNPDRITRLTVSVGPTRTKIEANEVIRGAVFPAEERELTPRAENMFELSVTARTLSLADLYGGKFCAALDRQHPRDLFDVLLLFQNEGITDEIRKAFVVYLASHDRPMHELLNPSLKNVRRIYDNEFTGMTLDPVAYEDLIAARDRLVETLREQLTNDEREFLVSLKAGEPKWQSIGIAGVEKLPALQWKLTNIQRLEVKKQRELLEKLKRVLEM